One Marmota flaviventris isolate mMarFla1 chromosome 17, mMarFla1.hap1, whole genome shotgun sequence genomic window, catgctaggcaagagctctagcacagagctgcatccccaaccctagTATGTGTGGTTTAGTATTTGCTAAGTATAGTGTTTAAATAAACCTCAAAATGTTTGATTACTACGattctacataatttttttttataccagggattgagttCAGTGGCACTgtgtcactgagccatatccccagccctattttgtattttatttagagacagtgtctcactaaattccttagTGCTTCGCCAtcgctgagtctggctttgaacttgtgatcctcctgcctcagcttcctaagaagctggaattacaggcgtgtgccaccatgcctggcttctaaACAGTTTTGGATACATAAATCAGattatttgaagatgaaataattgTGGCTCATAAAAATTAATACAGGTTTGATTTCTACACATCTTTTGAATGTCCCCTTCTTCTGAAGAAAGGACACTACCTCAGTGTATATTTCTTGTACTTATAACTGCAACCCAAGTAATCCACCTGTTAAATAACTTACCTTTCATAGCAAACCTATAAACAGAGTTCTGCTCCACATAGAGCCTCATTTCCACCTCTCCCCCACCAACATTAGCCATTTATTTTGTGGAGTATGGTTTTTAGAGAAATAATGTATggtatacctataatcccatacagatatataccacatttggGAAGGAGTGGTAAATCCTGTTACCTAAGTCAGTGTTCTTAGCCACTAACCTGCAAGCAGCACTCCTGGTAAAGTTGATGAAAACATCAGTTTTCAGGTTCCATCCAGAGCATTCTGGTGGGAGTGGCTTTTGAACTTTTGCATGTGATTTGAATATAGGTAGATCACATCTGGGGATATCACTTGGGCAGTGTTTAATAGCACATAGTATGTAGTTAAATGAAGGTCTAGTTTGGGAACTCAGCTGTGCCATCTATATGCAGTGTGATCTTGGACAGGTTGCTTACCCTTCTCGAGCCCAGATTTACTTTGCTGTCAAATGGGATGTTAATAGTACTATATAAACTATATGATTGCATTAGTAGGATTGAATGGAtgatatacataaaaatacatagattTTAATAAGCCTTAAAAACATTAGCAATTTCTTATTAACAAAGCTTTATCATAAGTAAACTCTACAGAATACTCTGTCTAATGATATCTGAAGGATATGGAAATGACAACCCTCAAAACAGTGTGGCctgacaggagggagggaggaggaagccatCACATTGAtgacattgatcctttcccaatacatcCTTTCCCAGTTAAAAGACAATCCCTGGGAATGAGATCTCCCCCAAGCCTAAAATGACAGTCTCTGGGAAGAATCCAAAACATTGATCCTTACCCAAATAGATCTTTTCCCAGTGACAGTTCAATAGATCCTGGAGGGTAACAGATAAGTGCTGAACTCTGGACCCTCCATCCTTGCCTTAGTTAATACAAATTTCACATTCTCACAACCTGTTTCCTGAATGTCCAAACTGATATGTTCTGATCACATCTTCAATGGTTAACTCATCTCCCAGTGTGTAACCTATATAAACCAGTACCTCCCCCGTGATCAGGCCATTTTCCATCCAGAGAGTGAGTCCTCTGATGCCTGACTCTTCTACTAACTAAAAGGCATAGCTGGTCCATGAAGTCTGCTCCCATACAGCACTTTGGTGCTAAAAATCATTTCGGTTGATTTTGCTTATGGTAACCATTCAAGAAGGGAATTTTCCTAGAGCAGATACATTAGGAATCATAAAATGTTTGTAGCTTGGAATATTCCAGAACTGTACCTCCGGTGTAGAGTGGAGTACCTGCAGTAGCCCTGTTCTTCTCTCCCAAGTCCCTCCATGTGACACCTTCCTATTATTTGCCCTTATTCCTCTTAACCAGTGATTCTAATTTTCTGGACAAACAAAAGCAAACTCCATGTcagtcttctttttaatatttattttttagttttcggcggacacaacatcttttgttttgtatgtggtgctgaggatcgaacccaggcctcacgcatgccaggcaagcgcgctaccgcttgagccacattcccagcccccagtcttctttttaaaagtgcatCTTTATTATTTCACCAGGCTGGACACATCTCAGAGCCCAAGGAGCCACTATGTGTCGGTCAGTGCAAAAGGACCCACTCCATATCTGTCAGTTTGGTGGCTTTGATACCATGTCTGCCTAGAACAAGCCCATGACAGCCACTCGGCTGTCACCAGTGTGAACAAAGTGGGAAGGGATGAGTGACAAAGAATTTGTCCTTGGATATTTTGGAACAgtcacaaaatgaaatgaaaataaaaataaattataaaaattaaataatataaataaataaaaatataagtccAGAGTGAGGCTGTTCAGCAACAACCAGCCATAGGAGAGGTAGCTATGGAGTCACAGGGATGCTTCCAAGACTCAGGAACCTGTTCCCCACAGGGCCCACGGAGGTCACGGGGTTCCTTGCTGCCTCCAGGCCACTCAGGGATTCAGCTCCAGGTCAGTGATGTATTCCTGGACCCAGTTCTCATTGGGGTCAGCACACACCTGCCGGCCTCTCTTGGTTAGGAAGCTGTGGGGAGAAGCAGAGGATCAAACACTGAGGAATCCTACAGGGGATCTGGGGCCCACGGTGGTCCCTCCATTCCACCCCCTGCCCTGGGCGGATCAGAGAAGCTCTGCCGATGTTACTCCAGAGAGTCTCTCTCACCAACTCAAGAGTGTCTCAGGGTACCCTGCCACCTCGATCTTCTGTCCCTCCTCTCTGAGTTTGGGGTCCCACCTTCTCGACCAAGTCAGGTCACATTTAAGAGCTGAATCCTATATACGTGGCCTGTCTAGGGTTGCTCTCCTGGCCTGTCTCTGCCCGTGTGGGGCTGTCCTCAGGGTGGGCAGGGGAAGTGGCACTTACATGACACCTGGCTGGGAGCACTGGCTGCTGGTCTCAAAATAGTCCGCTATGAATTTGCGTTGAATCTGCCGGGCCACGTAGGAGAAGCAGCAGGCCGTCGGGGAGTCTGCACCCACTGTGGAGAAAGGGACAGAATGAGTCCAGGTCATCATCCAGAAGGAAAGGCCACCAGCTGCCACATcctcagaggctgaggaagagccCTGCGCAGGGTGGGGAGTGGAGACCGGCCTCGGGAAGGCATTTGGGCATTTCTGCTTAGAAACCTCATGTCGCTGTCTTCCTACTGTCTCTGTTCTCCTTGCTTCCTGACTCTTCTTTGTCTGTGTGACTCAGAAAACCAAGCAGCCTATTCTCTCTTCCTTTAGGGAATTCTGTTTGGTTCAAGATGTGACACCCCAGCAAAAAGAGAGGTCTGGGACATCTATCTTTAGATCCAGGTGGCAGAGCTCGTGGGGAAGCCTGGAGTGAGCTGGGGAATCGAACACATCACTGGGAAGGAAGTACCCAGGTCTGGATTCTGCCTCTTGCAAACTCAGTGGTTTAGGGCTCCACTTTTCCCTGCCCCAACCCTGAATCTCAGGACTGCGGACTAGGAGAGCTAAGATCCCTTGTAAAGGTGAAAAGTCCTTAAGAGAAAGCTCAAGGTGATTTGTAGCCCTTTGagaagttttctcttttctcctgggtTCTGGAGACCACAAGAAGAGATTGATGTGGTCTCCCCTGGGCCAGAGAGTGGGGACACCCGCCACAATAGGGTGGACTCACATGGTGCAGAGAAGACCTGGTCGCAGAGAGCCATGGTGCAGAGGAGGACAGCAAGAGCAGCCGTGGAGACCTGAATGATGTTCAGTGGATGATGGAGTGTGGTCTCAAGTATGAGCAGATCCAAGAAGGGCCTGGGTCCTCCCTGCTGCCTGTGTCCTTCTGGCATCTGAAGCCATCTGTCCTTCTCTTTATAGGAAGCCCTGGAGGGTGGGGAAGTGGAATCTGGGGGTGCAGggggaaaattttaaacatagcaaTATTGTCATGATGTTACACAACTTGGGGTCCTTGGTGACCACAGGAACTCAGGATATCCAAGAATAGCCTCTCTGAGCTGTAGGTCTCAGCTCTAGACTCATGACTTGctctgttttttgggggggaaatggTTTCCCTGTGAGAGACAGGAGACGGGTGTGTTTCTGCTCAAAGCTGCTATTACCTGGTCCCTTCTCATAAGAACTTATTTATGGATGACCTCTCCTGTGCCGTTCCTTTCTACAGAACTGAAACTCAGTGCTTTCTCAGTCTCTGTAACCACGTGGGGTTGACATGTGAATGGCAAcaacaccccaccccccaaatcctGGACCTGATTTAAGGAATTCCGGGCTAGAGGAATGGAAAATATGATGTCACgtttcatttgtccatttatcgAACAGTCATAGAATGACTAGAGGACTCTGTCACAAACTCTAGTTGTGAATTAAGAAGTTCCTTTAGGTGTGGGTGTCAATATGTCAGAAGCCTAAAAATATTTATGCCCACTatccaaaaaaaaagtgtttctagGAAAGAGTTCTACCGAAACAAGCCAGATATGGAGGTATCTTCAAACAAAAAAGACCCAGCATCATTTGTAATTTTCATCTAGCAACTACAGTTAACTATTTGATGtccatatttttgaatatttacctaataaatatatatgtatataagaatttttaggattaaaaacaaaaataacatgcaTAGTTCTGTATCATATACGTAGAGTGTATATGCATACAGTAGATGTAAGTGGGTACACCTTTTACACTTAATAGGATGGACACACTGCATAGACAGAGGTGTGTGCAGAATTCGCAGCAGAATATTCCATGGATGGACATCTTaattccccccctttttttatcccctactgatgtgtttttttttaaactagacatagtgtaaaaaaataaaatccttgtgcCTACATATTCCTATTCTTTGGCAGTGTTTCTATAAAATAGATTCCTGATAATGGAATCAGGTCAAAGagcagtttttgtttgttggtttgtttctttgtAGTAATGGGAATTGACTCCAAGTCCTCtgtcatgctaggcaagagctttagcacagagctgcatccccaaccctagTTTGTGTGGTTTAGTATTTGCTAAGTATAGTGTTTAAATAAACCTCAAAATGTTTGATTACTACGattctacataatttttttttataccagggattgagttCAGTGGCACTgtgtcactgagccatatccccagccctattttctattttatttagagacagtgtctcactaaattccttagTGCTTCgtcattgctgagtctggctttgaacctgtgatcctcctgcctcagcttcctaagatgctggaattacaggtgtgcaccaccatgcctgtcttcTAAACAGTTTTGGATACATAAATCAGattatttgaagatgaaataattgTGGCTCATAAAAATTGATACAGGTTTGATTTCTACACATCTTTTGAATGTCCCCTTCTTCTGAAGAAAGGACACTACCTCAGTGTATATTTCTTGTACTTATAACTGCAACCCAAGTAATCCACCTGTTAAATAACTTACCTTTCATAGCAAACCTATAAACAGAGTTCTGCTCCACATAGAGCCTCATTTCCACCTCTCCCCCACCAACATTAGCCATTTATTTTGTGGAGTATGGTTTTTAGAGAAATAATGTATggtatacctataatcccatacagatatataccacatttggGAAGGAGTGGTAAATCCTATTACCTAAGTCAGTGTTCTTAGCCACTAACCTGCAAGCAGCACTCCTGGTAAAGTTGATGAAAACATCAGTTTTCAGTTTCCATCCAGAGCATTCTGGTGGGAGTGGCTTTTGAACTTTTGCATGTGATTTGAATATAGGTAGATCACACCTGGGGAAATCACTTGGGCAGTGTTTAATAGCACATAGTATGTAGTTAAATGAAGGTCTAGTTTGGGAACTCAGCTGTGCCATCTATATGCAGTGTGATCTTGGACAGGTTGCTTACCCTTCTCGAGCCCAGATTTACTTTGCTGTCAAATGGGATGTTAATAGTACTATATAAACTATATGATTGCATTAGTAGGATTGAATGGAtgatatacataaaaatacatagattTTAATAAGCCTTAAAAACATTAGCAATTTCTTATTAACAAAGCTTTATCATAAGTAAACTCTACAGAATACTCTGTCTAATGATATCTGAAGGATATGGAAATGACAACCCTCAAAACAGTGTGGCctgacaggagggagggaggaggaagccatCACATTGAtgacattgatcctttcccaatacatcCTTTCCCAGTTAAAAGACAATCCCTGGGAATGAGATCTCCCCCAAGCCTAAAATGACAGTCTCTGGGAAGAATCCAAAACATTGATCCTTACCCAAATAGATCTTTTCCCAGTGACAGTACAATAGATCCTGGAGGGAAAGAGATAAGTGCTGAACTCTGGACCCTCCATCCTTGCCTTAGTTAATACAAATTTCACATTCTCACAACCTGTTTCCTGAATGTCCAAACTGATATGTTCTGATAACGTCTTCAATGGTTAACTCATCTCCCGGTGTGTAACCTATATAcaccagtaccccccccccccgtgatCAGGCCATTTTCCATCCAGAGAGTGAGTCCTCTGATGCCTGACTCTTCTACTAACTAAAAGGCATAGCTGTTCCATGAAGTCAGCTCCCATACAGGTTATTTGTACTTTCACTTTGGTGATAAAACCAttaggttgtttttgttttggtacccaTTCATGAAGGGAATTTTCCTAGACCAGGTATATTTAGAATCATAAAATGTTTGTAGCTTGGAATATTCCAGAACTGTACCTCCGGTGTTGAGTGGAATAACTGCAGTAGCCCTGTTCTTCTCCCCCATGTCCCTCCATGTCACATGTTCGTATTATTTGCCCTTATTCCTCTTAACCAGTGAATCTGATTTTCTTGACAAACAAAAGCAAACTCCATaccagttttcttttaaaaagtgcatcTTTATTATTTCACCAGGCTGGACACAGCTCAGAGCCAAATGAGCCACTATGTGTCGTTCAGTGCAAAAGGACCCATTCCATATCTGTCAGTTTGGTGGCTTTGATACCATGTCTGCCTAGAACAAGCCCATGACAGCCACTCGATTGTCACCAAACAGTGTGAGCAAAGCTGGAGGGCATGAGTGGCAAAGAATTTGTCCTGGGATCTTTTGGAACagttacaaaatgaaatgaaaataaaaataaattataataattaaataatataaataaataaaaatataagtccAGAGTGAGGCTGTTCAGCAACAACCAGCCATAGGAGAGGTAGCTATGGAGTCACAGGGATGCTTCCAAGACTCAGGCACCTGTTCCCCACAGGGCCCACGGACATCACTGGGTTCCTTGCTGCCTCCAGGCCACTCATGCATTTAGCTCCAGGTCAGTGATGTATTCCTGGACCCAGTTCTCATTGGGGTCAGCACACACCTGCCGGCCTCTCTTGGTGAGGAAGCTGTGGGGAGAAGCAGAGGATCAAACACTGAGGAATCCTACAGGGGATCTGGGGCCCACGGTGGTCCCTCCATTCCACCCCCTGCCCTGGGCGGCTCAGAGAAGCTCTCCCGATGTTACTCCAGAGAGTCTCTCTCACCAACTCAAGAGTGTCTCAGGGTACCCTGCCACCTCGATCTTCTGTCCCTCCTCTCTGAGTTTGGGGTCCCACCTTCCCGACCAAGTCAGGTCACATTTAAGAGCTGAATCCTCTATACGTGGCCTGTCTAGGGTTGCTCTCCTGGCCTGTCTCTGCCCGTGTGGGGCTGTCCTCAGGGTGGGCAGGGGAAGTGGCACTTACATGACACCTGGCTGGGAGCACTGGCTGCTGGTCTCAAAATAGTCCTCTATGAATTTGCGTTGAATCTGCCGGGCCACGTAGGAGAAGCAGCAGGCCGTCGGGGAGTCTGCACCCACTGTGGAGAAAGGGACAGAATGAGTCCAGGTCATCATCCAGAAGGAAAGGCCACCAGCTGCCACATcctcagaggctgaggaagagccCTGCGCAGGGTGGGGAGTGGAGACCGGCCTCGGGAAGGCATTTGGGCATTTCTGCTTAGAAACCTCATGTCGCTGTCTTCCTACTGTCTCTGTTCTCCTTGCTTCCTGACTCTTCTTTGTCTGTGTGACTCAGAAAACCAAGCAGCCTATTCTCTCTTCCTTTAGGGAATTCTGTTTGGTTCAAGATGTGACACCCCAGCAAAAAGAGAGGTCTGGGACATCTATCTTTAGATCCAGGTGGCAGAGCTCGTGGGGAAGCCTGGAGTGAGCTGGGGAATCGAACACATCACTGGGAAGGAAGTACCCAGGTCTGGATTCTGCCTCTTGCAAACTCAGTGGTTTAGGGCTCCATTTTTCCCTGCCCCAATCCTGACTCTCAGGACTGGGGACTAGGAGAGCTAAGATCCCTTGTAAAGGTGAAAAGTCATTAAGAGAAAGATCAAGGTGCTTTGTAGCCCTTTAagaagttttctcttttctcctgggtTTTGGAGACCACAAGAAGAGATTTATGTGGTCTCCCCAGGGCCAGAGAGTGGGGACACCCACCACAATAGGGTGGACTCACATGGTGCAGAGAGGACCTGGTCGCAGAGAGCCATGGTGCAGAGGAGAACAGCAAGAGCAGCTGTGGAGACCTGCATGATGTTCAGTGGATGATGGAGTGTGGTCTCAAGTATGAGCAGATCCAAGAAGGGCCTGGGTCCTCCCTGCTGCCTGTGTCCTTCTGGCATCTGAAGCCATCTGCCCTTCTCTTTACAGGAAGCCCTGGTGGGTGGGAATTGGAATCTGGGGTTGCAGGTGGAAAATTTTAAGCATAGCAATATTGTCATGATGTTAGACAACTTGGGGTCCTTGGTGACAACAGGAACTCAGGATATCTAAGAATAGCATCTCTGAGCTCTAGGTCTCAGCTCTAAACTCATGACTTGctctgtttttttgggggggaaatggTTTCCCTGTGAGAGACAGGAGACAGGTGTGTTTCTGCTCAAAGCTGTTATTAGCTGGTCCCTTCTCATAAGAACTTATTTATGGATGACCTCTCCAGTGCTGTTCCTTTCTACAGAACTGAAACTCAGTGCTTTCTCAGTCTCTGTAACCACATGGGGTTAACATGTGGATGGCAGGAACACCATACCCCCCCAAATCCTGGTACTGAATTAAGAAATCGCCGGCTAGTGGAATGGAAAGTATGATGTCACgtttcatttgtccatttattgaacAGTCATAGAATGACTAGGGGACTCTGTCACAAACTCTAGTTGTGAATTAAGAAGTTCCTTTAGGTGTGGGTGTCAATATGTCAGAagcctaaaaatatttatacccACTAACCAAGAAAAAGTGTTTCTAGGAAAGAGTTCTAGAAAAACAAGCCAGTATGGAGGTATCATCAAACAAAAAGACCAGCATCATTTGTAATTTTCCTCTAGCAACTACAGTTAACTATTTGATAtccatctttttaaatatttacctatataagtatacatgtatataagaaTTCttaggattaaaaacaaaaataacatgtatACTTCTGTATCATATACATAGAGTATATATGCATACAGTAGATGTAAGTGAGTACACCTTTTACACTTAATAGGATGGACACACTGCATAGACTGAGGTGCGTGCAGATTTCGCAGCAGAATATTCCATGGATGGACATCTTAATTCCCTTTTTTGAAATCCCCTActgatgtggtttttttttttttaactagccatactcttaaaaaaaataatccttgtGTCTACATATTCCTATTCTTTGGCAGTGTTTCTATAAAATAGATTCCTGAAAATGGAATCAGGTCAAACagcagttttgtttgtttgtttgtttgtttgttggtttgtttctttgtAGTAGTGGGGATTGACTCCAAGGCCTCagtcatgctaggcaagagctctaccacagagctgcatccccaaccctagTATGTGTGGTTTAGTATTTGCTAAGTAGTAGTGTTTAAATAAACCTCAAAGTGTTTGATTACTACGAttctacataatatttttttataccagggattgagttCAGGGGCACTgtgtcactgagccatatcccctgggtctcactgaattccttagtgcctcgccattgctgaatctggctttgaacttgtgatcctcctgcctcagcttcctaaggtggtggaattacaggcgtgcaccaccatgcccggcttctAAACAATTTGCATacaaaaatcagattatttgaaagatgaaataattGTGGCTCATAAAAATTAATACAGGTTTGATTTCTACATATCTTTTGAATGTCCCCTTCTTCTGAAGAAAGGACACTAGCTCAATGTATATTTCTTGTACTTATAACTGCAATCCAAGTAATACCCCTGTTAAATAACTTACCTTTCATAGCAAACCTACTAACAGAGTTCTGCTCCACATAGAGCCTAATTTCCACACCCACTCCGCACCAACATTAGCCATTTATGTTGTGGAGTATGGTTTTTATAGAAACAATATATGATACACCTATTACCCTATGCAGATATACACCACATTTGGAAGGAGTTCTGAATCCTGTTACCTAAGTCAGTGTTCTTAGCCACTAACCTGCATGCAGCACTCCTGGTAAACTTGATAAAAACATCAGTTCTCAGTTTCCATCCAGAGCATTCTGGTGGGAGTGGCTTTTGAACTGTTGCTTGTGATTTGAGTATAGGTAGATCACACCTGGGGAAATCACTTGGGCAGTGTTTAATAGCACATAGTATGTAGTTAAATGAAGGTGTAGTTTGGGAACTCAGTTGTGCCATCTACATGcagtgtgatcttggacaagttgCTTACCCTTCTCAAGCCCAGATTTACTTTTCTGTCAAATGGGATGTTAATAGTATTACGTAAGCTATATTATTGCATTAATAGGATTGAATGAATGATGTATACATAAAGCACATAGATTTGAGTAAGCCTCAAAAACGTTAGCAATTTCTTATTAACACAGCTTTATTTATCATAAGTAATCTCTACAGAGTACTCTGCCTAATCGTATCGGAAGTATATGGAAATGACAACCCTCAAAAAGGGTGGCCtgacaggagggaggaggaagccatCATATTGACgtcattgatcctttcccaatacatcctttcccagtgacaagacAATCCCTGGGAAGGAGATCTCCCCCAAGCTTAAAATTACAGAATCTGGGAAGAATCGAAAACATTGATCTTTCCCAAACAGATCTTTTCCCTGTGACAATACAATAGATCCTGGAGGGAAAGAGATAAGTGCTGAATGCTGAACTCTGGACCCTCCATCCTTGCACAGTAAATACAAATTTCAAATTCTCATAACCTGTTTCCTGAATGTCCAAACTGATATGTTCTGATAAATCTTCAATGGTTAAGTTATCTCCCAGTGTGTAAACCCATACCATACCATACAGAAGAATCATATGATATTCTCAGTAGACGCAACAAGAGTTTGACAAAAACAGcacctctttatgttcaaaacactagaaaaaccagggataacaggaacatatctcaacgtAGTAAAGGCGATCTACCTACGCTAAGCTTCACGCTAAcatcattgtaaatggagaataattgaaggcattccctctgaaaactggaacaagacagggatgccctcttttaccacttctattcaacctaGGTCTTGAAACACTgcccagaacaattagacagacgaaagaaatcaaCGGGTTatgtatagggaaaaaaaaagaacttaaattagccctatttgctgacaatatgattctatactagaagacccaaaaaactccaccagaaaacttctagaactagtaaatgaattcagcaaagtagcaggatataaaatcaacacccataaatcaaaggcatttctgtatatcagtggcaaagcctctgagaag contains:
- the LOC139702280 gene encoding C-C motif chemokine 3-like codes for the protein MPEGHRQQGGPRPFLDLLILETTLHHPLNIIQVSTAALAVLLCTMALCDQVFSAPLGADSPTACCFSYVARQIQRKFIADYFETSSQCSQPGVIFLTKRGRQVCADPNENWVQEYITDLELNP